From a region of the Candidatus Cloacimonadota bacterium genome:
- the rpsJ gene encoding 30S ribosomal protein S10, protein MSKFENRIRIKLKAYDHRLLDQSVAEIVKSTRNTGAKVVGPIPLPTNRTIYTILRSPHVDKKSQDQFQMLVHKRLVDILNPTQQTTNALKKLSLPAGVHVEIKANSGR, encoded by the coding sequence GTGAGTAAATTCGAAAATCGCATCCGGATCAAACTTAAGGCATACGATCATCGTTTACTGGACCAATCTGTGGCAGAAATAGTGAAGAGCACCCGTAATACGGGGGCCAAGGTTGTAGGTCCGATTCCGTTGCCAACGAACCGGACAATCTACACCATTCTGCGTTCGCCACATGTTGACAAGAAGAGCCAAGACCAGTTTCAGATGTTGGTTCACAAACGTTTGGTCGATATTCTTAATCCAACCCAACAGACCACAAACGCCCTGAAGAAGCTTAGCCTTCCGGCTGGGGTGCATGTGGAGATCAAGGCCAATTCGGGGAGATAA
- the rplC gene encoding 50S ribosomal protein L3, which yields MLGLIGKKIGMTQVFDETGRVIPVTVIQAGPCRIVSRRSKEKHGYEALQLGFEELPEKRVKKPMRGYFKKKDSPLYRYLREFRPSYGQEVEGFEVGKDLTVDWFSPNETVSVSSNSKGRGFTGVMKRHGFAGFIASHGVHETFRGPGSIGQCATPGRVYKGRKLPGQHGNTKFTVRHLKVVKVDPEQNLILVKGAVPGHRNSLVTIHKEI from the coding sequence ATGTTGGGATTGATTGGAAAAAAGATTGGTATGACCCAAGTTTTCGACGAAACCGGTAGAGTTATTCCCGTTACAGTTATCCAGGCTGGTCCCTGCCGCATTGTGAGCAGGCGCAGCAAGGAAAAACACGGATATGAAGCCCTTCAATTGGGTTTTGAAGAACTCCCGGAAAAGCGCGTCAAAAAACCCATGAGAGGTTATTTTAAGAAGAAAGACAGCCCGCTCTACCGCTACCTGCGTGAATTCCGCCCATCCTACGGCCAAGAGGTCGAAGGATTTGAGGTTGGAAAAGATTTGACGGTGGATTGGTTCAGCCCGAACGAGACTGTTTCGGTGAGTTCCAATTCCAAGGGTCGCGGCTTCACCGGCGTGATGAAGCGCCATGGTTTTGCGGGCTTCATTGCTTCCCACGGTGTTCACGAAACATTTCGTGGGCCAGGCTCGATTGGGCAATGCGCCACACCGGGCCGGGTGTATAAAGGAAGGAAACTTCCCGGACAGCATGGCAACACGAAATTCACCGTGCGTCATCTGAAAGTTGTGAAAGTTGATCCCGAACAGAATCTCATCCTTGTAAAAGGTGCGGTTCCCGGGCATCGCAATTCACTCGTCACCATCCATAAGGAAATTTAG
- the rplD gene encoding 50S ribosomal protein L4 yields the protein MVTAVKFNSLGERMEEMELPANIFDVDVDSPKVLLHEVITMYLGNQRQGTVQKKSRGMVAGSTRKLFRQKGTGNARMGSRRSPVRVHGGLAFAIYPKDWYRRIPRKKKRMALKVALTDRAREGRVFVIESFDFSKPNTKQAQELLGKIIPEKGRKLVVTDGNHHATVRSFTNLVDVMTDRADSLHAYEVLKSSYVLLTSEALSKIEEVFSK from the coding sequence ATGGTTACAGCAGTAAAATTCAATTCCCTCGGGGAACGGATGGAAGAGATGGAACTTCCGGCCAACATTTTTGACGTTGACGTTGATTCACCGAAAGTGTTGTTGCACGAAGTTATCACCATGTATTTGGGCAACCAGCGACAGGGCACGGTTCAAAAGAAGAGCCGGGGCATGGTTGCTGGCAGCACGCGCAAGCTCTTCCGTCAGAAGGGCACAGGCAACGCTCGTATGGGCAGCCGTCGCTCGCCGGTCCGCGTTCATGGTGGCTTAGCTTTTGCCATCTATCCAAAAGATTGGTATCGCCGGATTCCGCGCAAGAAAAAACGCATGGCTTTGAAGGTTGCGCTCACAGACCGCGCCCGTGAAGGCCGGGTTTTTGTGATTGAATCCTTCGATTTTTCGAAGCCGAACACAAAGCAGGCGCAGGAACTTTTGGGAAAGATTATTCCTGAAAAAGGTCGCAAACTGGTTGTGACGGACGGAAACCACCACGCCACAGTGAGGTCTTTCACAAACCTTGTGGACGTGATGACCGACAGAGCCGACAGCCTGCATGCCTATGAGGTTTTGAAAAGCAGTTATGTGTTGCTTACCAGCGAAGCCCTCAGCAAGATTGAGGAGGTATTCAGCAAATGA
- the rplW gene encoding 50S ribosomal protein L23, which translates to MIHPRNIVISPIITEKSENQAQSQNTYTFKVSINANKIEIKHAIEKIFSVKVLDVNTIRMLGKPKRLGKYSGKRPDWKKAIVTLRSGDRIADFEV; encoded by the coding sequence ATGATTCATCCGCGAAATATAGTCATTTCCCCGATTATCACCGAGAAGAGTGAAAACCAGGCTCAAAGCCAAAACACTTACACCTTCAAGGTGAGCATCAACGCGAATAAAATTGAAATCAAGCACGCCATCGAAAAGATTTTTTCGGTGAAGGTGCTGGATGTGAACACAATCCGTATGCTGGGCAAACCCAAACGTTTGGGCAAATACAGCGGCAAACGCCCGGATTGGAAAAAAGCCATTGTGACCCTGCGGAGCGGTGATAGAATCGCCGACTTTGAGGTCTAA